The Paramisgurnus dabryanus chromosome 1, PD_genome_1.1, whole genome shotgun sequence genome includes a window with the following:
- the rangap1b gene encoding ran GTPase-activating protein 1b, translating into MAAEDIAQLTEALAKTHVGELSYKGLGLKLCNVESVKEMVQDIEQFQGLQSLRLEGNTFGVEAAQGIAKALEAKSELQQCHWSDMFTGRLRSEIPPALKSLGSALMTSGARLTQLDLSDNAFGPDGVKAIETLLKSPACYTLRELRLNNCGMGIGGGTVLASALTECHKRSIAAGTPLRLKVFIAGRNRLENDGATALAQAFKLLGSLEEVHMPQNGINHAGITALATAMQQNPNLQVLNLNDNTFTKRGSVAMAEAIKHLQYLKVINFGDCLVRSEGALAIAWALKEGLPHLRELNLSFGEITEAAALVVAKAAQEKADLEKLDLNGNCFGEEGCEALREAMERMNIGDMLGSLSDDEGEPDDDEDDDGDEGEDEDDEDAKEENGVNGTEDVSEEKERPCYSCELMTFLSSPSAEKLISLETKRIQLLEQIDVSDACEVSEVFFKISSVYKDEPEVKQAVFESTDALLRKAFSISQSYSFITSLMINLGLLKSEDKKVKNVFVLAGHLLALEHAAAQDFFPLDQAFVLESFMSRHGKVLESCSTARDALMTTLAKRTTA; encoded by the exons ATGGCTGCTGAAGATATTGCCCAGCTTACAGAGGCTCTTGCCAAGACCCATGTGGGGGAATTAAGTTATAAGGGACTAGGGCTAAAACTGTGTAATGTAGAGTCGG TCAAAGAAATGGTGCAGGACATTGAACAGTTTCAGGGTCTGCAGTCCCTCAGATTGGAGGGAAACACATTTGGGGTGGAGGCAGCACAGGGCATTGCAAAAGCTCTTGAAGCTAAAAGTGAACTGCAG caatgcCACTGGAGTGACATGTTTACAGGACGTCTTCGCTCTGAAATTCCACCTGCTCTG AAATCATTGGGCAGTGCATTGATGACATCAGGGGCCCGACTGACTCAGCTGGACCTGAGTGACAATGCTTTCGGGCCAGATGGTGTAAAGGCAATTGAAACTCTGCTCAAGAGCCCTGCCTGCTACACCTTACGTGAGCTCAGACTTAATAATTGTGGCATGGGCATCGGAGGGGGTACA GTCCTCGCTTCTGCATTGACTGAATGCCATAAGCGGTCTATTGCAGCTGGCACCCCCTTGAGGTTAAAAGTATTTATAGCTGGACGCAATCGGCTGGAGAATGATGGTGCCACTGCCCTTGCCCAAGCATTTAAG ttgttAGGCAGTCTTGAGGAGGTCCATATGCCACAGAATGGAATCAACCATGCTGGTATAACTGCTTTGGCCACTGCCATGCAACAGAATCCAAACCTACAGGTCCTCAACCTCAACGACAACACTTTTACTAAGAGAGGATCAGTAGCCATGGCAGAG GCCATCAAGCACCTCCAGTATCTTAAGGTCATCAATTTTGGGGACTGTCTTGTACGCTCAGAAGGTGCTCTTGCTATAGCATGGGCACTTAAAGAGGGACTGCCTCATCTCAGG GAGCTGAATTTGTCATTTGGAGAGATTACAGAGGCTGCGGCTTTGGTAGTTGCTAAGGCTGCACAGGAAAAAGCCGATCTGGAGAAACTAGACCTCAATG GAAACTGCTTCGGAGAGGAAGGCTGTGAGGCTCTCAGGGAAGCTATGGAGCGCATGAACATAGGGGATATGCTGGGCTCGCTCAG TGATGATGAAGGAGAGCCAGATgatgatgaggatgatgatgGAGATGAGGGGGAagatgaagatgatgaagaTGCAAAAGAAGAAAATGGTGTTAATGGAACAGAAGATGTTAGTGAAGAAAAG GAAAGACCTTGCTACAGTTGTGAGCTTATGACCTTTCTCAGTTCCCCATCAGCTGAGAAATTGATCTCCCTTGAAACCAAGAGGATCCAACTCCTCGAGCAG ATTGATGTTTCGGATGCCTGTGAAGTGTcagaagttttttttaagatctCTTCAGTCTATAAGGACGAACCAGAAGTAAAACAGGCTGTATTTGAGAGCACCG ATGCCCTGTTGAGGAAAGCTTTTTCCATCTCTCAGTCGTACAGTTTTATCACCTCGCTTATGATAAACCTGGGACTTTTAAAG AGTGAGGATAAGAAGGTTaagaatgtgtttgtgttggcTGGACACTTGCTAGCTCTCGAGCACGCAGCTGCACAGGACTTCTTCCCACTCGATCAGGCTTTCGTTCTGGAATCATTCATGTCACG ACATGGAAAAGTCTTAGAATCCTGTTCCACAGCAAGGGATGCTCTCATGACCACACTGGCAAAAAGGACCACTGCTTAA
- the kctd17 gene encoding BTB/POZ domain-containing protein KCTD5 isoform X1, translating into MATEDKGKTAALQALPEIGSLSTTHINPNNNNNNNNNNKDSDGSESATTAASTAVESVGEKNITGNGSVVNITGGNNGKWVRLNVGGTVFLTTRQTLLKEQTSFLYRLCQQKDLHSDTDETGAYVIDRDPTYFGPILNYLRHGKLVYNKELAEEGVLEEAEFYNITPLIKLIKERILERDSKATQQVPPKHVYRVLQCQEEELTQMVSTMSDGWKFEQMVNIGSSYSYGTEDQAEFLCVVSKELHTSGGGLGTEQNHKTKTSETQEEDGARGEEEVEEEDRNATPNDWIRD; encoded by the exons ATGGCAACGGAGGACAAAGGAAAAACAGCGGCGCTTCAGGCTTTACCGGAAATAGGATCCCTCTCAACAACACACATCAATcccaacaataataataacaacaacaataacaacaaagacagCGACGGAAGCGAATCAGCCACGACAGCCGCATCCACTGCCGTTGAATCCGTCGGGGAGAAAAACATCACAGGCAACGGTTCTGTCGTTAACATCACCGGAGGCAATAACGGCAAATGGGTCCGTCTCAACGTCGGTGGGACGGTGTTTCTAACGACACGTCAAACGCTGCTCAAGGAACAAACTTCATTTTTGTATCGACTGTGTCAGCAGAAGGACCTTCACTCAGATACG GATGAAACTGGTGCATATGTGATTGATCGAGACCCCACCTATTTCGGTCCCATACTCAACTACCTACGACATGGGAAGCTGGTTTACAACAAGGAGCTGGCAGAAGAAG GTGTGCTGGAGGAGGCCGAATTTTACAACATAACACCACTGATTAAATTAATCAAAGAACGGATTCTTGAAAGAGACTCCAAAGCCACACAG CAGGTACCACCAAAGCACGTGTATCGGGTATTGCAGTGTCAGGAAGAGGAGCTCACCCAGATGGTGTCCACCATGTCGGATGGCTGGAAGTTTGAGCAG ATGGTGAACATCGGCTCGTCTTACAGCTATGGCACCGAGGACCAGGCCGAATTTCTCTGTGTAGTGTCAAAAGAGCTACACACCTCAGGTGGAGGACTGGGGACCGAGCAGAATCACAAGACTAAG ACCTCGGAAACACAGGAGGAAGATGGAGCAAGGGGGGAAGAGGAAGTGGAGGAGGAAGACAGAAATGCCACTCCCAATGATTGGATTAGAGATTAG
- the kctd17 gene encoding BTB/POZ domain-containing protein KCTD5 isoform X2 has translation MATEDKGKTAALQALPEIGSLSTTHINPNNNNNNNNNNKDSDGSESATTAASTAVESVGEKNITGNGSVVNITGGNNGKWVRLNVGGTVFLTTRQTLLKEQTSFLYRLCQQKDLHSDTDETGAYVIDRDPTYFGPILNYLRHGKLVYNKELAEEGVLEEAEFYNITPLIKLIKERILERDSKATQQVPPKHVYRVLQCQEEELTQMVSTMSDGWKFEQMVNIGSSYSYGTEDQAEFLCVVSKELHTSGGGLGTEQNHKTKLFQIHGSRM, from the exons ATGGCAACGGAGGACAAAGGAAAAACAGCGGCGCTTCAGGCTTTACCGGAAATAGGATCCCTCTCAACAACACACATCAATcccaacaataataataacaacaacaataacaacaaagacagCGACGGAAGCGAATCAGCCACGACAGCCGCATCCACTGCCGTTGAATCCGTCGGGGAGAAAAACATCACAGGCAACGGTTCTGTCGTTAACATCACCGGAGGCAATAACGGCAAATGGGTCCGTCTCAACGTCGGTGGGACGGTGTTTCTAACGACACGTCAAACGCTGCTCAAGGAACAAACTTCATTTTTGTATCGACTGTGTCAGCAGAAGGACCTTCACTCAGATACG GATGAAACTGGTGCATATGTGATTGATCGAGACCCCACCTATTTCGGTCCCATACTCAACTACCTACGACATGGGAAGCTGGTTTACAACAAGGAGCTGGCAGAAGAAG GTGTGCTGGAGGAGGCCGAATTTTACAACATAACACCACTGATTAAATTAATCAAAGAACGGATTCTTGAAAGAGACTCCAAAGCCACACAG CAGGTACCACCAAAGCACGTGTATCGGGTATTGCAGTGTCAGGAAGAGGAGCTCACCCAGATGGTGTCCACCATGTCGGATGGCTGGAAGTTTGAGCAG ATGGTGAACATCGGCTCGTCTTACAGCTATGGCACCGAGGACCAGGCCGAATTTCTCTGTGTAGTGTCAAAAGAGCTACACACCTCAGGTGGAGGACTGGGGACCGAGCAGAATCACAAGACTAAG CTTTTCCAGATCCATGGATCCCGGATGTAG